The window AGATGTAAtatactctttgatcttgtaccttatagACTCTTCAATGTGTAGAATCAaaacaagagaaatcaagtcaacattcaagttgaagtgattcccactgaatgtgtccatttcataattgtgggtgccaatgtatttactCACAACCtacatatttgttttcttcttcttcgcacgcagcatccaattacaacccgtaaaccatctacagcaaacaaccttgtatacatccggagttgactcccataccgtcatatcacgacactcttttacgctgtACATTTTAACCGCCCTAGTTAGACGCGTTTTATCAAGAAAAAACATGCCCTTTGACAACACAGTTGGTCTAAACTCACCCCACATTATTGTCTGAATTTCGTCagtatcccttgtgagggcattcACATCCagcatacttggcaaatgattaaggtagggaatctcccttgaatgaaacggcacgtgggactcgtacactcttggtctaacggggggGAAGGGGGTAAAGCATGCtacctcgtcaaatcaggtccaggaatctcttcctcctcatcatcaccctcatcaaggaagggtgtgtcatctccgcactcatcggcattgttgtcataatcactgttctcttcctgactctgtgcatcggccagatcccgattaaatatgtcatcttcgggcaattgagaTAGGACAGGACATCCAAATTGCTCGTTTTtactgcacaaccaacaaaataatgagttactcaaattgataaatactttacatatagctatatcacttcacttacaaattgtaatgtgttgacatcccatgatggacatcatcctgttggtgatgactccggGATGGACccccatgatccaacacaccagaactatgcatattccaactgggcgttggttcataacttgtaaaattcatatctggccgaTACCCCATGtgaaatatatgagtgttaatacaaattcaatacagtaaaaataaacatcgtaatataaaggaaaattaaaatttatcACTCGACTTGTGGATCATGTAAAGTatgagagaaattatttcctcgctcctcattcacCCATGGAGATAAAtttagatcaggccaaactctttcagccggaacctgttcggctaaaactgctccaaaataatcACCCGATGACTGAGGGATATTCATGctttgcgcaacctcattattgcgaacgtcttcagccttgacgtacatttccaatatttttatcaaaagaaattctcgatattcatccggagtcctcaaaaaatcactcagagtttcatcatcctcgatgttaaactcagcataacaagcaaccccttgcggcgtGACAGAAtatggatatcttccggttactttaaggttcaccgaacgtttattcacactaggggtgggcatttgatatttcggttcggtatttcggtattctgtttatcaattgtgtataccaaataccataccaaagTATTTtatacggttcggtattttttattttggttcggtacggtttcggtttaaTAATCGCTAAATAAGCAACACTAATGAATGACAATAATCGCTAAATTCAACACTAAGCAGTAAGCAACAATGCACAATTCAAGGCAACACTAACTAGTGAAAGTGTGCAAGTGCAACAGTGCACAATTCAAACTTCAAAGCAAATGCAATAACGATTAATGAGTGCACAATTCTGTGCAACAATGCATGTGCACAATGATTAACGAGTGCAACATCTTCACAGTGCACAATGATTAACGAGTGCAACATCTTCACAGTGCACAATTCAAACGACAAAGGCTCAAAGCTGCCAATTCAAAGTGCACATTGCACAATTCAAAACTGCCAACAGTGCACAATTCAAAGCTGCCAATTTTGCCTAGCTCACAAATAACCACAATTCAAATCTGCCAATTCTGCCTAACTCACAAATAACTACAATTCAAGTTTAATACAGtgcaacaaaattaaataaaaaacagAGACTCTAACAGTGCAACAGTAGCAGCAGTATTAACTTAGTCTTAAATTATACCCCAAAACTCAATACTACAGCTATATCAAAATTCATACcgcaaaattcaaaataatattcCTTCTCTAATAGTACAactattattataaaaaaattgaagattgaagaatgaaaagttatgaacctgttgaagagttgaagattgaagaatgaaGGTAAAAAATGAGGAAACTAGCAGTCACACTTGAGAGTCGTTGGCGCCGAGGTCGTGAAGTCCCTGTGACGTCGTCTGACTTGTCTCTATCGCGTCGAGGTTCTCACTTCTCTGAGTTCTCTCTCACAGTCACAGTCGATCTCTATTCTCTTAGGTTAGGTTTCTGTTTCTCCCTTTCTAATTTTCTATAGTGAAGTGAAACTAGGGAAAGACTAAAGAGGGTAAGAGTTGGGCCTTAATGGGTTGGGCTGGGTACTAGGGCAGTATAGAGAATTAGAGATACAACATATTGGGTTGGGCTGGGCAGTATATATCCAACATAAAATTCTTTAaaaattcggtatttcggtataccgaaatttcAAGATCCTAATACCGAGGACCGTACCgttataccgaaataccgaaaatgtAATACCGAATTATACcgaaaaccgaaaccgaaataccgaattaattcggtccggttcggaattcgatttttcggattttatgcccacccctagctTACACTCATTTTTTTTACATAATAACGATATCAATCTAtcatactccattgtaagtgacaACTTAACATGatactgtggagataaactatagcttactgagttattcgccaccacaacctcatcccccatataatgaaaccctaattcttcgctcttcagacattatgacaaaatgcgaAACAACTTAACGAAGAAAAATTTAACAAGACTTGAGAATTTTTCTGaatggatttttacaaaatccttaatgtctttaaataaggcaatgtcCAATCCGGGAGTCGAATTTTTTGAGGTATAGCGCCTTAAATAAAGGCGttatacccatttgaattattgttatgtcagttaagcgcATAATAATTATTGGTGGGTCCACAAAATATGTATAACGCCTTAATAAACGGCGCTATACCTGACCGTCCAAATATAGAAGGGTATGTATTTTGGtcactaacttttttttttacctattttttTGTCTTGAGTCCAAAAATGCATTATTTTTTTTCCGGACTCCTTATGTAGCCCACACCTTTCATTTTCTTTCGGGCCCCTTCTCACTAAGATACTTCCAGCAAACTCACCAAAAAACAACCAAACTCAATTCAACACATTGTTCATATCTTGCACGCaaacccttcttctttttcttctttactcCATTAAATATAATATTAGTACCCTCACGTAAAAATTTCATTAGCTCAGCTCAATTTCATCACATTAACCCAATGGCTTCTTCTCTATTATACTCTCCACCACCAACTCCTCAAAttctttcactttcttcttccttcCATTCTTCTCTCCCTATTACAACCCAAAATATTTAtcaaagtaaaagaagaaaaagaaggccAATTTCATTTCCTTTTAGAGTAGCTGCACCCCCAACTACACCTTCAACTAACACTACTAGTGATATTGATGAAGTAAATACACAAGATGATGAACAAGATTCATCCTCAAAATTCTCTTGGAGAGATCATTGGTACCCAGTTTCTCTAGCTGAAGATCTTGACCCTAATTTACCAACCCCATTTCAGCTCCTCAATCGAGACTTAGTTCTCTGGTTTGATAAATCTTCCTCTCAATGGGTTGCTTTTGATGACAAATGTCCTCATCGCCTTGCTCCATTATCAGTAATTCCACCTGACCCCACTTATcaattttgctttaaaaattgaatctttttcaaGATTTTGACGTGGGTGTTTTATAATGTTGACCCACTTTCTCAGATTTGCTTAaaaaattgaatctttttcaaCATTTTGACATGTGggtgttttgttttgtttaaaaaATTAAACTTTTTCAATCTTTTGTAATATGGGTGTTTTATCATATTGACCCACTTCTCAATTTTTAGCAATTTTGCttaaaaattgaatctttttcaagattttgaaatatgggatgaaaaaaaattgaatcttGTTCAACATTTTGAAATATGGGTGTTTTGTTTTGCTTAATAAATGAAACTTTTTTCAAGATTCTGAAATATGAGTGTTTTGTTTTTTGGTAGGAAGGGAGAATAGATGAAAATGGGGATTTGCAGTGTTCATATCATGGATGGTCATTTAATGGATGTGGATCTTGTACAAGGATACCTCAGGCTGCATCTGAAGGACCTGAAGCTAAAGCTGTTCAATCTCCAAGGGCATGTGCTACTAGATTTCCTACTATGGTTTCTCAAGGATTGCTCTTTGTTTGGCCTGATGAGAATGCTTGGGAGAGGGCACAGGCAACTAAGCCCCCTATGTAAGTTTCTCACTCCCCATTATTAGTTTATTAAACTAAGTATTGTTTGGGGAATCTTAGTAGCTGGCTACCACCTTATAATCCTCCATTTCACCTATCCCCTACgtacaataaatattttaagtATTGTTTAGTAATCATGTGGAGTTAGGTTATATTATACTAATAGGTTGCCTTTACTATAGTGACTTATTTAAAAtatgctcattattttgttaAGTTATCTGTCGATAATCATACCGAGTTAATTAATGTTATAATAGGTaatcttgattcttgactatACTTTTACTGAATTGTTTAATATATTCTTACTAGTTTTTTAATGGGATTCTTTAGGTTGCCTGAAGATTTTGATAAGCCTGAGTTTGCGACAGTGACAATTCAGCGCGATTTGTTTTATGGTTATGATACTCTCATGGAGAATGTCTCTGATCCTTCTCACATCGATTTTGCACATCACAAGGTAAATATGCAGCACTTTGTCCTTTTCGGCttctaatataatttaaaatCCACTTTGGGACCTAAggttttatttacttatttactACTTCGTTATCAAGTTGACAAAGGCAAGTATTAGCTACTCAAGTTCAGCCTTTTCAAGCATAGATCAAATTGTTCTAGTACTTGCGCAGTAGCTCAGAGCTAAGCTTGAGTATTAAACCAGCATGATACATTGTTTAAACTAGTAAGAAATCTCAAGCTGAAGTGGGTTCAAAGAATTTGCGATAAGTAGCTGAGCACAAATCGGTTACTAACCGTGATTCAGGCCTTCAAAGAAAGACCAAAGACTAAGTGCAATCTGCAAACTCTTTTAACTTGCAACTCATTTCCTACGTCAAACTTGGCTCCCAATAGCATTAAATTGATCTTTTTACTGTGCTCTACTCCCTATTTTCAAGTCATTATCTTGATTGCTAGATGTTTTTTACTATAATTCTTAGAAATTTATATTAGATGAATAACAACTACGTCTCAATCTCAAACTAGTTGTAGTCTGCTATATGAATCCTCTATCCATTCTGCTATTTCATTCATTCCAATACTCAACAATTTGTCATTTAAAACAAGTCAGGGCTTATCCAGAAACTAAATTCTCTAAATCTTACACTTCTCCTTGCACTCTTTTACTTATATGACCAATCAAAATACTTTTCTACCAagaatatgcacacaagtgtgCCGTAATTTCAAGTTCAAGGTTTATCCTTTCACagccaaaaaagaaaagacttcGGTGTTTTGGTGCTGAGTGGTGAGTTCCCATAAGTTAGGGGTTGTTTGGCATGTGGGCACCATATGCAATGCAGTAGATATAATGCATGCTATACAGTCCCCATTCCTCAAAAATACCAAAACAGCGGTTACTATGTGTTCTGTAAATATAAGTTTTTGTAGCTCTGAAGTAGAGCTTTCATCTTCTCCCGTGGTTAAATCACTTTAATAATTAAACCTATTAAAAGAGGCTTCAGATACTAGTCTGTTTCCGAAGTGTGATGGAGATGTAGAGTTAAATACTTGAGTTGTTCGCATATATGTGAGACAGTAGAATGCAAATGTATGCATAGATGCACATTGGCTAGAGCAATACTAGTGCAGCTTCCTTAGTGTCCAACAAGAAAGCCTTGTAGCTTACTTATTAATATTTTACAGGTTACTGGAAGACGAGATAGAGCCAAGCCCTTGCCATTCAAGATGGAGGCATCTGGACCATGGGGTTTTGCAGGTGCAAACAATGATAAACCAAAAATTACTGCAAAATTTGTCGCACCTTGTTACTCCATGAATAAGTAAGTTCATCATCCCAAAAGTAGATAATCTTTCCTGAATATTAAAGGCAAGCATACATGTATCTTTCAATAGTGATTAATCATCCTTAGGTAGATAAGCTTTGCATCAATCTTCCCCTTTCTCTTGTTTAACAAAGTTTGTTATCTGCTAACAAGTTGGGACATTGTAAAGAAGTAGCATTATTTCATGGGCATTATATCCCGTTTAAGACAGGGTTCTGTAAGGTTATTTAATGCTATTAATTATTTTGATCATTTATTGTAAAGAttctaaatataaaaatcatGGTTTGATAGCTTTTCCAAACCTGGTGCATGATCCTGTTTGTCTGAGGCTTTGCGGGCATCAATGATGGCAGTTCGCGATGTccttggtgtttagttttcatgtCTTTGTGTGAATTACATGTTCTTCTATGGAAACGTTACCTGCATTCCTTCTGCAACTATTTTCACGTATGTATGATTAAGTTCTGTTGGAAATTTTTTCCAGAATAGAGATTGACACAAAGCTTCCAATCGTGGGTGATCAGAAGTGGGTGATATGGATTTGTTCCTTTAATGTACCAATGGCACCAGGAAAGACCCGATCGATTGTTTGTAGTGCTCGAAACTTCTTTCAGTTTACAGTGCCTGGGCCTGCTTGGTGGCAGGTAATAATGCTTTCATTCTACAATGATGTCATTCTAGTCTTGTATGTACTATCTTTTCCTTGACTCTGAACTCAAGTGCTTCAGCTACATTTTTTCTGCCAAATGTTTATCGAAATCCGATTTCTGGCTTCTGAAAAGAGGGCCTCAAATCAAAATTATGGTGCTACATGTGTTATGTTTGACTTCTGATCCGCAGACCATCTCCTCTATCCTTGTACTGCACACCCTTTTTGGAATCAAAATGAGTTCGCAATGGAAATACTACTACTATTGTTTGGTTATCTAAATATCAGCTTATGTGGGGTGTATGATGTCTGTTTTCTTAGTTCTATTTATACACACAAATGGGAAGAGGCCCTTGGGAACAATAGAAAAGGTATTCCTATATGTTTTGAAACAAGTTCAGTCATGGCACATGCTAACAAAccccaaaaaccaaaacatattGTTGATATACTAGCCccatcttttctttcatttttctggATAGATCAAGATAGTAtaacaaaatattattaattgGTCCGTGGATTTCTTATCTCACTGTTTGGGAATTCAAGCTGCTGTGGATACTAGTTCAACTTGTGTCTCATTTCTCATGTTATTCGCAAACTTTCTGTACTACAAACTCAGCAAGGACCTCAGAAAACTATTAAAGCCATAAGCTTTTATTCCATTGGCTTTATGGTGGGCACATAGGTTTTGGATCCACTGCAGGCTTTTTAAGGGAGAAAATTGTATGAGATGCCATGAAGGTCAGCCGAGAGAAAAGAATCAAAGCAGCAAATATGGGGAATAACAAGAATGTGACTGATTTAAATCTGATTCTGAGTATTCAAATggttttcttttaaaagaatgaTTTACTAGTATAGACTTACTAGTCTAATAAGGTAAAGAAACAAtatcttatcaaaataataaaagcaataaagtaaataaaacagCAACGTGAAAAGACTCAATTAGATCAACTGTTTTTTTTTTCCGGAAAGGTAACAGATTCCAATATATTGATAAAATTAGTCCCTAGCACAAAGATTGTGCTAAGGAGTAACAAGTTACAACTTACAAGACCCAAAATAGACAAAAACCAATCTTGTAACAGCTACAAGGAGCCTATGAGATCTACAAGAGATTCTACATCTTGTACAAGTGCttctttacaccaaaaataaaacaaaaatatacaatTCATCTTATTCCTTTGTTCATGGCTTGCCACATCTTCAAAACATCTAGAGTTTCTTTCCTTCCAAATGGTCTACCAAATACATGCTGGGACAATGTTCCACCACTTCTTTTGGCCTGTGATTATCCCGGAGCCATTCCAACTTGCCATCATCTCGTCAGTTCTCCTAGGCATTGTCCTGCTTAAGCCTTTCATGCTCATGAACAGCTGCCACAATCTGATAGTCACTTGGCAGTGAATGACCAGATGGCTGATTGTCTCATTCTCATTGCCGCACAAAAAACATCTTGAGCATAGTTGTATACCTCTCTTCATCAAATTTTCATGAGTTAGAACAGCCTGTTTGACTACTAACCAGCAAAAAATTGACACCTTTAGGGGAACTTTTGCCTTCCAAATATGTTTCCAATGCCAGAGGCCATAGTTCTGGTCACATCTGTTTAAAATCTTGTATGCTGACTTTACTGTAAATATACCTTTGTTGCTTCTGACCCACACCAGCTTGTCTTTTTGTTCAGTAGTTCCCCTGAAGTTCTGTAGAAGACTGAAGAAATTAGTCACTCTACTCACTTCCCAGTCATTGAGAAATCTTCTAAAGGTTAGGTTCCAACCTTGTAGGCTCCAAATTTCAGCTAGAGTTGCATCAGGTTGTTGTGCTAAGCTGAAAATATCCGGGAAACTCTCTTTGAGAGGACCATTTCCTATCCAATCATCATTCTAGAAGGAGATCTTCATGCCATTCCCAGTTTTGAAACTGATGTTGGAAGCAAAATCTTGCCATAGGGCTCTTATTGATTTCCAAACACTCACTCCATATGAGCTGGTAACAGAACTTGTGCACCACCGCCCCACAGTCCCATATTTTTCAGTGATCACCTTCCTCCATAGGGCTTGGTCTTCCAGAGGGAATCTCCACAACCACTTCATTAAAAGACTCTTGTTATGTTGCCTTAGGTTTCTAATAACCAAGCCCCCTTACTTCTTGCAGCATGTGAGAGCTTCCCACTTGACCAAGTGGTAACTTTTCTTCTCCTTGTTTCCTTGCCATAATGAAGTTCCTCCTCAGAGCGTCGATTCTCTTCTCAACCTTGACTGGCATGGGAAAGAGAGACATCATGTAAGTGGGAAGAGTGTCTAGAACACTATTAACCAGGACAATCCTACCTCCCAGGGACAAGTAATTGCTTTTCCAATTAGATAGTTTCTTTTCACACCTTTCCACAATTCCATTCCATATCTGTTGAGACTTATTTTTAACCCCTAGAGGTAACCCCAGATATGTAGTAGGTAGAGTCCCCACCTCACAGCCCAAAGAGCCTGCTAGTTTTTGAATGTTTGGAACCTCGTTCACAGTGAACAAATTGGATTTTCTCCAATTTACATGTAAACCTGACACAGCTTCAAACACAGTTAGAATCAACCTCAAGTGTGTAATTTGCTCTACTTTGGCATCACAGAAAACCAGTGAATCATCAGCATATAGTAAGTGAGTAATTTCCAGATTACTTCTGTCATTGTT is drawn from Nicotiana tabacum cultivar K326 chromosome 9, ASM71507v2, whole genome shotgun sequence and contains these coding sequences:
- the LOC107817296 gene encoding pheophorbide a oxygenase, chloroplastic-like (The RefSeq protein has 2 substitutions, 1 non-frameshifting indel compared to this genomic sequence) — encoded protein: MVSSLLLPTPQILSLSSSFHSSLPITTQNIYQSKRRKRRPISFPFRVAAPPTTPSTNTTSDIDEVNTQDDEQDSSSKFSWRDHWYPVSLAEDLDPNLPTPFQLLNRDLVLWFDKSSSQWVAFDDKCPHRLAPLSEGRIDENGDLQCSYHGWSFNGCGSCTRIPQAASEGPEAKAVQSPRACATRFPTMVSQGLLFVWPDENAWERAQATKPPMLPEDFDKPEFATVTIQRDLFYGYDTLMENVSDPSHIDFAHHKVTGRRDRAKPLPFKMEASGPWGFAGANNDKPKITAKFVAPCYSMNKIEIDTKLPIVGDQKWVIWICSFNVPMAPGKTRSIVCSARNFFQFTVPGPAWWQVFPRWQEHWTSNKVYDGDMIVLQGQEKIFLAKSKENSTDVNKEYTKLTFTPTQADRFVLAFRNWLRRHGNSQPEWFGNVDQQPLPSTVLSKRQMMDRFEQHTLKCSSCRNAYYTFERLHKILIGAVVVFCATAGVPSDIKLRVILASFAILSAGLAYALHELQKNFVFVDYVHAEID